aaaggaacgttgaaactaaattataaacGCGGGAAATATCTTTAAGCAAACGTTGGAAGCCCACTTTACCCTTCTATCATGTTGGAAGCACACAAGGCTTGCGGTCCAAGCTCGAGAATTCATTCGCAACTTTTGGAAAAAatctttttcaatattatattaaaaagtaatagcaatcccccacatattgcaaaagataagaaacaatgattgaaagaaagaaaagaagaaaaatcctgggttttataagatgtaatgcatcagagcgggtataacaagctatatgaaccaatcCTAGATCGAGAAACTTAACACATAGTATAGTTGGTATAATaggctatatgaaccaaagatacttaagtgtgttagaggtttatcaatcacagtACACCTCCACAATCCTTGCTGTTATCGTTGTGATGCGCTTAttaggccatgcgcgtgcccagtattcatgagtgctctagaaaTCATGCCAaaatctcatgcaagcggccccacttgacactTATATAGgcgatttcatcaagtgtatgctgcaaatcatccaccacccataagggatatgaagatcattaaaatctttgtttaattacaaattttaaccTCTCAAAGATGCAGTCTCTaacactttcacacacaccataggaatgaacatatttgatttaaaatcaaattagtgctatcagaactaacaagtgacttacTTTTACCCATAtaaaccttattcatgggatctccaatcacaaaggttgggttaccatcacttgtttgtttactagtggcttaagtcccattcccctcgatgtttctaagatcatatttcttcccaagggttttgtTAGAGGATCTACTAGATTTCattctgacttcacatagtcaGTGGAAATAGTTtcactctttagcagctgcttcaccaaattacGTCTTAATTggatatgtctattctttccattgtaattcttgtttttagctatagctattgccgattgACACCGATGTATTGACACCGATGGGGTTGATTTCATTCCCAGTGGGATGTTTgttaagaagtttttcaaccactcagcctcactaccagccatctcaagagcgacaaactcagattccattgttgatcatgcaataattgtttgtctagcagatctccatgtaatcgcaccacccccaagtgtgaatacataaccactagtggattttgtctcatctgaattagagatccagttagcattattgtacccttctagtacaataggaaatccactatattcaatggcataactGATAATAGTTGAtttaccgttatctgtgatgcaattttgatactaaatcaatTCCTTTTGACTTCGAAACTTGCTTAAACTCTTTTTTTATAGttgaattttgtgaataagtgaataGAGGTTATATTTAATGATTCTTatcactaattccctcaattttgtaggttTTTGGTATGTTTTGAAAGAGGAGTAAAcgttaactcattggcaagtgtaccaaatcatatcaagtaattgataacggttgaaaaaccgttatttttatacttaattttgaccttaaagacaacctttatgacttagaaactagcttcaaatcatgcttttgcttaagttttggaaataagagagttgaatgggttttatgcttggttttccttgttttggtaggaattaagatgaattggatgaaagaagttgaagtagcaatgagttggactcaggaaaggaaggaaaaatGCACAAAAGAAGAACCGTTGCCACCGTTCAGCGCCATTTGCACCGCTGATCGCCAATATGGCTGATGAATACACTGTCTCACGCTTAAGCGGAATCACTGAGGGTAAATTCAAGTATCGCAGTCACTGTTGAGCACCAtttcaccgctgagcgccagaaTCTGATGTTGAGTACATTGTTTCACGCGTGGGCGCCATCGCTGAGCGTCATTCTGAGTGTCGCACCTACCGCTGAGCGCAATTCCAGCGCTAAGCGATGTTGACTTGGGCCTGGGCCAATTTTCTATTActtttataaactatataagggtttagtcgacctagggttgatATCTTTGAACAAAAAGAGGCAAAATTACACTCTCTTTaccccttggaggcggattttggatgcggaagctcatttcttcaaattttagggttctatctttcattcttttcattattttcatctagtttcaccatgtctatggtgaactaaacctccattatTGTTGGgaaaacgatgtaatcctttgaaactctcatgtattgaattgattcttattttatatgctttacttcattaattgttagggtttttcctctataatATATGCATGCTTTGAttaattcattcaattgcatgatcattgatgttatctatatggaAACATATAGGTAAAtttagaactggggaaattctcccaagagcaatattacctagaaaTAGGAATATGAGGATTGATTGCCTTTAaacttctgtgcgaatgtaatgcatgaataattgctagggagataagacattgtgaactagtaattaagagtacgtaggctttcttcaccgagacatcgagtttaaggtaaattagaaagtggcgttaacattaatgaagaagatgaattcgtaaatacatgagagtggataggataagtcggaaaccccaacaacataatcattccatattttataacaaccatctttgcatctttcaatccaattaaTCAatatttgcattcatatttattttttgcataATACAAgacaatgattttgtttacaagtcttacttaatcaagaaaccacatgAATGTTTAGACCATGAGttctttgggatacgatacttggtcttaccattttattattacttgatacgattcggtacacttgccaatgtattaacaagtttttgactccatttttgGGATCAAATATTTGATTATCAGAAGCACACAAAGCTTGCGGTCGAAGCTTGAGATTCATCCGCAACTTTTGGAAAATATCGTttgcaatattatattaaaaaataataacaatgtaCGGCTCAGaacttattttttacaaaaaaaaaagaaaaagtaaattgcTCCCTTTTTAGATAAGTATATTATTAGCAAGTTGGAGAGGTTAATAAGATATGCAAATAGCCTAGACAACGAGACGAAACATACGAAGAATTCAGTAAGATATCATATTAGATTCAACAAGATTGTCGAATAATGAAGTGAACTCAGCAAGATAGTTGAGTAATGCGGTGAACCTAACAAGATAATTGAGTAAAGTAGACAAGTCAACTAGATAATTGGATAGTCCGAGAAGGTGTTAGAAAACTCGCATAACTTAAAAGAGCATATAGAGAGCTTGATGAAGAACTCGACTCAGAGAGCTCGTCAAGCTCGATAACAGAGAAAAATCTCGACAAGCTCATTTTTACAATGAAAATTGTGATGAGTTAGGACGATTTTAGTTCAATTGAAAGTTAATAACTTCcgttcaatatatttataaaaaggtCATCATCAATCTTTACaacttcacatttttttaattttatgaaaaaatcgTTTTCACTTAGAATGACTTCAATTTAAAAGTGGTCATGACTTCATATGacttatcttttaattataaatgttaagttaattattctatttttataatttaccGGGTAAACTACTCATTCTGAAAAATTTTCGATAGTTAACTCCTTGAACTCATATGAACCTATGAAGGTGAAGCATCTTCTCCAATTTTCCAAACCTCCGGGTTCTTCCAGACAATCAGTGATTGAAGAATTGACCCATTTACAGAAGCCATGGTGTTCTTATTTCCAACGCTTGAATCCATGAAACTCCTGTCATTATGTCTGCTTCTATGGTCACTTCTCTTCATGCAGCATTGTCTTCCTCACTCTCACTTCAACACACAGAAGCAAAAGCTTTGTTGAAGTGGAAAGCTAGCCTTGACAGCCCAAGTCAAACATTACTATCTTCATGGGATGGCAATAGTTCATGCAGTTGGCTTGGAATTGCTTGTGACCACTCAGGATCAGTCTCCAACATAAATCTTACAAACATTGGATTAAGTGGTACGCTTCAAACTCTCAATTTTTCATCATTTCCAAACATCCTCACTCTTGATACCAGTCTTAACTCCTTCACTGGAAGTATTCCTCCTCAAATTGGGGAATTGTCCAAACTCACTCATCTTGATTTAAGTCACAATCATCTCACTGGACCAATTCCTTCTGAAATAACTCAGTTGGTCAgtcttcaaattttacatctgGAAAAGAACATTTTCAATGGCTCTATTCCTGAAGAAATAGGTGAATTAAGGAATTTGAGAGAGATTACTTTTAAATTTGCCAATTTCACGGGGACAATCCCAAAGTCTATTGGAAAACTGCCATTCTTGTCAAAGCTTTGTGCTTGGAATTGTGGTCTCACAGGGTCTATTCCAAACTCTATAGGAAATTTGAGCAGCCTGCTATTTCTAGATTTTACGCTGAACAACCTTTACGGAAATATTCCTAATGAAATTTGGAATTTGACAAACTTAAAGACTTTGCGGCTAGGATATAATAGCTTACATAGTTCTATTCCTAGAGAAATATGTACGCTGCAGCAGCTGGAGGCTCTAGATATGAAAGCAAACAATTTATTTGGCAACATTCCTGTGGAAATTGGGAAATTGGTGAACTTGACCACGTTATGGCTTTCAAGCAATAACCTTTCGGGTTCTGTTCCCCGAGAAATTGGAACGATGACAAATTTGTTTCAACTTGATTTGTCCAATAACTCTTTATCAGGTACAATCCCCCCTACAATTGGAAATCTGAGCAAGTTAGGTTATTTATGCATAAATGACAACCATCTCTCTGGTTCCATTCCTAATGAAGTCGGAAAACTCCATTCTCTTCTGACAATCCGATTGTCAAATAATAATCTCTCTGGACCAATCCCATCTTCCATTGGTAACTTGTTCAATTTAGACTCTATTCATCTTATTAGAAACAAACTCTCCGGAATAATTCCTTCGACCATTGGTAACTTGACAAAGCTCACCGCTCTTACTTTATTCTCAAATAAGCTTAGTGGACACATCCCGGCAGAAATAAATATGCTTAACAACCTGGAAACATTGGATTTATGTGACAATAATTTCATTGGTCATTTGCCTCACAATGTTTGCTATAGTGGAAAGTTGCTAAAGTTTACTGCTGCCAGAAACCATTTCACAGGTCCAGTACCCAAGAGTTTGAAGAATTGCTCCAGCCTCATAAGAGTTTCAGTTCATGAAAATCATTTGACAGGAAATCTAACAGAGGATTTTGGTGTATATCCACACTTGGATTACATATACCTGAGTGAAAATAACTTTTATGGCCATCTTTCCCCAAAATGGGGGAAATGCCGTAATCTCAGAAGCCTCAAAATCTCTAACAATAATTTATCAGGAAGCATTCCACCAGAACTAAGTCAGGCAACCAATTTACATATAATTCAACTGTCTTCAAATCACCTCACAGGAGACATTCCTGAACATTTAGGTAATTTGACCTACCTGTTCGAACTTTCTCTCCATAGTAATAATCTCTCAGGGAATCTTCCTATAAAAATAGCATCATTGCAAGATCTTGAAACCTTAGAGCTCGGAGCAAATAGTTTTTCTGGTTTAATTCCAAATCAACTTGGTAATTTGGTCAAGTTATTACATTTGAATTTGAGCCAAAATAGATTTACTGAAAATATTCCATTGGAGTTtggtaaattaaaatatcttcaaaGTCTTGATCTTAGCATGAACATTTTGAGTGGAAAAATACCATCAAAGTTGGGAGAGCTTAAAAGcttagaaatattaaatatctcacataatcatctttcaGGTGATCTCTCCAGCTTTGATGAGATGATAAGCTTGATATCTGTTGATATATCATACAACCAATTACAGGGTCCACTTCCCAACATTTCAGCCTTCAATATGGCTACAATTGAAGCATTGAGAAATAATAAAGGCTTGTGTGGTAATGTCTCAGGCTTGGAACCATGCTCAACATCACGAAACAAATCTCAAAACAGAGTCATATTGGTAGTTTTACCCATTGGTTTGGGAACATTCATGCTAACATTGTTTATCTTTGGAGTCTCATATCATCTTTGTCGAAAGTCAAAGACAAAAGAACATCCGATTGCAGAATCATCAGTTCAAAATCCTTTTGCGATATGGAGTATTGATGGAAAGATGGTGTATGAGAACATAATCGAAGCCACAGAAGAGTTTGACCATAAACATCTCATTGGAGTTGGAGGACAAGGAAGCGTTTTCAAAGCTGAATTGCAAACAGGTCAAGTTGTTGCTGTTAAGAAACTCCATTCAGTACAAAATGGAGAAAGTTCAAATGATAAAGCTTTCTCAAGTGAAATTCAAGCTTTGACAGAAATTCGACACCGTAACATTGTGAGGTTATATGGGTATTGTTCTCATTCTCGATTCTCATTTTTGGTGTATGAGTTCTTAGAAAGGGGAAGCatagataataatttaaaaaacaatgaaGAGGCAATTGCATTTAATTGGAAAAGAAGGATTGATGCCATTAAAGGTGTAGCAAATGCTTTATGCTATATGCATCATGATTGTTCACCTCCAATTGTTCATCGGGATATATCAAGCAAGAATGTTATTTTGAATTCGGAGTATGTGGCTCATGTCTCAGATTTTGGAACTGCCAAGCTTCTTAATACTAATTCAACCAATTGGACATCATTTGTGGGAACTTTTGGATATGCTGCTCCAGGTTAACTCCTTTCCTCTTTTATACTCAGAATATAATGATTTAGTAAATTTTCTTTGATAGTCTTATACTAGTACCAAAAGATTACATGATGAGCTTgtaggttttgttttctttttggagATATTATGATAAGTCTTTTAATTTGCTACAGAACTTGCATACAAGATGGAAGTGAATGAAAAATGTGATGTCTACAGCTTTGGGGTATTAGCACTGGAAATACTTTTTGGAGAGCACCCTGGagaatttataaattcattgtTGATATCTTCATCCAATGTCATGAATTCAACACTTAATATTTCTTCATTTCTAGGTAAGTTAGATGAACGTCTCCCATATCCTGCAAATATAGCTAAAGAAATAGCTTTGATTGTAAGGATAGTGAATGCATGCTTGAGTGAAAGCCCTAGTTCTCGTCCTACCATGAAGCAAGTGGTCAACTACTCTTCAATGTAGAAATCATGAATGAATTAATTCCGAGGTGTCATGAAGAAAGTTGAAAGGTTGAATTTACTGAAAGTGTACTGCATTTTAGTTTAATTCTAATCTTAATGTTTCGAGTCAGTTCTTCTCTTTTGTATTCAAGTTTGGTTTGGTCTTGTGCTGTTTAATGGTGTACTTTGTTCAGTGTTGTGGGTTTGTTCAAACAAATTGTTCcctttttataaataacttGGTTTGACAAAAGCTTATAAGGTggtgatttacattttgaattgTAATTGGTGTTTGTTACTACCGGATATGCTAGACCGACCGGTCTTTCTAGGGTGATGAAGGTTTTCACCCCCGGTCGGCATGTTGGATGTGTTACGCGTAAAGTCTTCAGCTGTTATGGTTAGAGACAAGCTTTCAATGCcattaaatatgtaattaagtGAATAACGGTTATCAGACAAGCGGTTAAGGTACGCATTGATGGTCACTAAAAGGTAATTTAATGAGTTTTATTCCTTAAGATAGAATAAATAACCAGTGAGGAAAAAGGTTGGTTTTTCTGATTTTCATTAGACTTGCAGAGATAAAatttgacttgagcgtcagagtgttttCTACAGGTCTCCCCCCACTTGAGATTGATAGAGCAAGAAACAAAAGAGAGAGAGGAGTGCGGAGAACCAACCGGTTACATCGGAGCAGTCATCAACGGAAGCATCAGGAGTTGTCCTCGGTTCTATTCCaacagaaacattttggcgtccaccgtggggccgaggatTTTGAAGACACCCCTTTTTTGAAGCCATAAGGATGGAGCAGGATCCAACAACATTCATGCAGGAGATGAGGCGAAGGATGGAGGCTATGCAGGCGGAAATTGAGACCCTTAGAGGTGAGCGTGATGCGGCTAGAGGGGCGCAAGCTAATCGACAATCTTCCGCACGCGCTGCAACCCCACAAATAGTGGAGATGCCACCTGAAACAGAACCGGATTCAGAAGAAGATACAGATCATGCCGATGATAGTGATCATCGGGGAGGGGGCCAAGCCCATCTGGCCGGGCGAGGGCACTTCATCCGTTCACTGTAGGGGTAATGGAGGAACAAATTCCGGAGAGAGCATTCCCGGTTTTGGAAAAGTATGATGGAACTAGTGATCCTTATGAGCATTTGAGGTCTTTTGTTGACACTATGACCATTTATTCCCCTAGCGAGAATGTGTGGTGTCGAGTTTTTTCCTTGTCAATAAAAGGAGAAGCATTAGCATGGTTCCATTCTCTCAGACCTCGAACCGTCAATGATTTTGCAACCTTAAGGGATATGTTTGAACGGCAGTTCTCTGCCAGCAAAACTCGAAACTTAACATATCTAGAGTTAACAAATATTAAGCAGGAGAAGGGGGAAAGCCTTAGGAATTTCATGGATCGGTTTAACAAAACCGCTCGGCAAGTCAGAGGCGTAGGCAAGAAGTTTACAATTAGCACTCTAGCTACTGCGTTGAGGCCCTCGCCCTTCGCTGATAATCTGTTTGCAGAGCCCCCGATGACCTTGGATGAGCTGCAAGAGAGAGCAGCAAGATTCATCAGGATTGAGGAGATGAGGGCTGTTCAAAGGCGCCAGCAGGAATAGAACTCAACTTCAGGTCAAGAGAAGAAAGAGGGGAAGAAGTCGTTCGTACCTGCCGAACGATCAGGAGGCCAAAGATACAGATAAGGTCCCAAGGGACCCCGATTTGAAAGATACACCCCGTTGAACGTGCCGAGAGGTAAAGTCTTAGAAGAAGCCCTGAATGCAGATCTTATCCGAGTAAAACCCTCTCGGTCATCCTTAAAGGCCGACGGGACTAAACGTTGCTCATATCATCTGAACATAGGGCACACCACCGAAGAATGCACGGTGGTGAAGGATAAGGTGGAGAAACTACTGCGAGCAGGCCATATGAGAAAATTTGTCAAGGAAGAACGAAGGACAAGAAGTCCCCCGAGGAGAACTAGGGTGGAACGGAGTGATAGGAGGGATGATAGACGCCCAGATAGGAGGCGAAGTAGAAGTCGTAGCCACGACCGGTCGTTGCGTGGCACCATAAACACTATTTCTGGGGGATTTGTTGGAGGACGTTCGGCGTCAGCAAGGAAGATGAGCCTAAGGGAGTTAAAGAGTGTACACAGGGTAGATGTGAGGAAGCGTTCAATGCCACCAATCACATTTACTGATGAAGACTTTCATGCCCCAAATCCTGATCAAGATGACCCAATGGTCATAACCGCTGTTATAGCTCGATACAGCGTGGGAAAGGTCTTGGTAGATTAGGGGAGTTCGGTTAATATCCTTTATTGGAAGACGTTCCAGCAAATGGATCTCTCGGAAGACCTGATAGCTCCATACAACGAGTAAATAGTAGGGTTTTCTGGAGAAAGGGTGGATACAAAGGGGTATGTCGATTTGAGAACTTGCCTTGGGACCGAGCAGAATAAAGAATTGAAAACCAGATTTTTGTTGGTGGATGCAAACACGTCTTACAATGTGCTTTTGGGCAGACCCTGCTTAAATGCGTTTGGGGCGATTATTTCCACACCCCACTTGACACTTAAATTCCCATCTGAGAGGGGAAATATATGTACCGTTCGGTCGGACCAGAGAATTGCCAGAGAATGTTACGTAGCAGGTTTAAAGGTTCAACCATCCACTTCCCAAACGAAGATAAGGCGATCAGAGGTAGCTATGGCCGATCTAGATCCAAGAACAAATACTGATGACCAGATTGAACCAATGGGAAAGACAATGCCTTTCCGGTTGGGGAGTAAGGAGGAACAGGTTACTACCATCGGTAGTGATTTGACGGAGGAACAAGCTCGGCCTATAGGAGCTGAATTGAGAAGAAACAAAGATTTGTTTGCCTGGACGGCCGCCGATATGCCAGGCATTCACCCAAGAATCATGTCATATAAGCTGGCATTATTCAAAGAAGCCCGACCGGTGGCTCAGGAGAAAAGGAGATTAGGGGAAGAGAAGAGACTCGCGGCGGAGAGTGAGGTAAAAAAGTTGTTAGAAGCAAAATTTATTCGTGAAATCAAATATACAACTTGGTTAGCCAATGTTGTGATGGTCAAGAAGGAAAATGGCCAATGGAGAATATGCACGGATTTCACTGATCTAAACAAAGCCTGTCCGAAGGACTCTTATCCATTACCAAGTATTGATGCGTTAGTGGATGAGGCATCAGGATTTCAAGTGTTGAGTTGTTTAGATGCGTACTCGGGATACAATCAAATCCCCATGTATCCTTTAGACAGTGATAAAACGGCCTTCATAACTGAACGGTCTAATTATTGTTATGATGTTATGTCGTTCGGTTTGAAGAACGCAGGGGCCACCTACCAACGTTTGATGGACAAGGTGTTTTGCCACCAGATTGGTAGGTGTATGGAGGTGTATGTGGACGACATGGTGGTACGTAGCCGCTCGGTGGAGGATCATGTGAAGGATTTGGCAGAGGTTTCCAACCAAGTGCGCAAGTATAATATGCGCCTCAACCCGGCCAAATGCATTTTTGGAGTACCGACCGAAAAATTCCTCGGGTTTTTGCTGACAACCAGAGGAATAGAAGCAAACCCTGATAAATGCATGGTTATACTTGAAATGAGAAGCCCTCAGAATTTGAAGGAGGTTCAGAGATTGGTAGAGCGGTTGACTTTGCTATCACGTTTTATCCCAAGGTTGGCCGAGCGGATAAAACCTATTGTGAAGATCATGAAGAAGAGTGCAGGAACTAATTGGGATGACCAGTGTGAACAAGCCTTTAACGAGGTAACGAGAATACTGGTCACCCCACTAGTCATGGGGCGACCTAATCCAGATCACGCCCTGCAACTGTTTTTAGCAATTTCGGAGGACACGGTCAGCTCAGCGTTGATACAAGAGTAACCTGAGTTTAAGCTCATATACTTCGTTAGTAAAACATTACAAGCCGCCGAAACTAGGTACAAGCGAGTGGAGAAGATTGTTTTGGCTTTGGTAATGGCGGCACGGCGTCTATGGCCGTACTTCCAGAGTCACCAAGTTGTGGTGAGAACCGATAACCCGCCCTACGAAAGCCAGACTTGGCAGGAAGAATGGTGGAATGgtctgttaccaataaggagtattggtaaaacctgaagatgtgttttgatgatgctgcaacttatagattttggatgtagtaggaaaatatttaaaaaagcaacttgtagattttgaatgtagtaggaaaatgttaaacattgtaaattttactagtataatcgattatggttaagcaataatcgattatcacaagtcatacttgtataatcgattatcacttcatataatcgattatcacatttttgaaaacctgtaacggacttgaataatcgattatcacttacaataatcgattattcatggcagttgagagctgacctttggcactcagtgtacttggctatataatttgatttggagaaatcagaaggtaacgttgttgaacagaagctcttgcagaatactgtttgtcagaggaagttctcagaagctatagttcaagttcctttgcttggtctcgtgaacaggagaggctcgcgtgtcgtgtgtcgatagtcggagcggttctctttgagttggcagagtgttcttcttccggttcgttcgtcgaaggaaggtttatttatctgctttat
This sequence is a window from Vigna angularis cultivar LongXiaoDou No.4 chromosome 2, ASM1680809v1, whole genome shotgun sequence. Protein-coding genes within it:
- the LOC108328392 gene encoding LOW QUALITY PROTEIN: probable leucine-rich repeat receptor-like protein kinase At1g35710 (The sequence of the model RefSeq protein was modified relative to this genomic sequence to represent the inferred CDS: inserted 1 base in 1 codon) codes for the protein MVFLFPTLESMKLLSLCLLXMVTSLHAALSSSLSLQHTEAKALLKWKASLDSPSQTLLSSWDGNSSCSWLGIACDHSGSVSNINLTNIGLSGTLQTLNFSSFPNILTLDTSLNSFTGSIPPQIGELSKLTHLDLSHNHLTGPIPSEITQLVSLQILHLEKNIFNGSIPEEIGELRNLREITFKFANFTGTIPKSIGKLPFLSKLCAWNCGLTGSIPNSIGNLSSLLFLDFTLNNLYGNIPNEIWNLTNLKTLRLGYNSLHSSIPREICTLQQLEALDMKANNLFGNIPVEIGKLVNLTTLWLSSNNLSGSVPREIGTMTNLFQLDLSNNSLSGTIPPTIGNLSKLGYLCINDNHLSGSIPNEVGKLHSLLTIRLSNNNLSGPIPSSIGNLFNLDSIHLIRNKLSGIIPSTIGNLTKLTALTLFSNKLSGHIPAEINMLNNLETLDLCDNNFIGHLPHNVCYSGKLLKFTAARNHFTGPVPKSLKNCSSLIRVSVHENHLTGNLTEDFGVYPHLDYIYLSENNFYGHLSPKWGKCRNLRSLKISNNNLSGSIPPELSQATNLHIIQLSSNHLTGDIPEHLGNLTYLFELSLHSNNLSGNLPIKIASLQDLETLELGANSFSGLIPNQLGNLVKLLHLNLSQNRFTENIPLEFGKLKYLQSLDLSMNILSGKIPSKLGELKSLEILNISHNHLSGDLSSFDEMISLISVDISYNQLQGPLPNISAFNMATIEALRNNKGLCGNVSGLEPCSTSRNKSQNRVILVVLPIGLGTFMLTLFIFGVSYHLCRKSKTKEHPIAESSVQNPFAIWSIDGKMVYENIIEATEEFDHKHLIGVGGQGSVFKAELQTGQVVAVKKLHSVQNGESSNDKAFSSEIQALTEIRHRNIVRLYGYCSHSRFSFLVYEFLERGSIDNNLKNNEEAIAFNWKRRIDAIKGVANALCYMHHDCSPPIVHRDISSKNVILNSEYVAHVSDFGTAKLLNTNSTNWTSFVGTFGYAAPELAYKMEVNEKCDVYSFGVLALEILFGEHPGEFINSLLISSSNVMNSTLNISSFLGKLDERLPYPANIAKEIALIVRIVNACLSESPSSRPTMKQVVNYSSM